The Williamsia sp. DF01-3 genome has a window encoding:
- a CDS encoding serine hydrolase encodes MSARPSSLTSTRPVRIVVAVAMIAVQLVLTASVGAFVCGVGSARDVDGHTPAGSVDRRSVVGGFVGRAVAAAETVAMARPGLDLGMAVLDTGTGESSGSASATPMYAASLTKLVVVVDIVERRRAEQLPVTDSDVALIERALGLSDDVAMNELWTRLDGQGAVSRVSERLGLTQTQPPQDASYWGEMVTSAADVVRIYEHVSKMPEPDRQLILGALASAPAVAADGFSQDFGLLAPGAVNAPVVKQGWMCCFEQTAYLHSAGLVGPERRFVVALLSRQPYDESWATSRDGLTAVASAVGSALSLADNDTTPLDSRGQLH; translated from the coding sequence ATGTCTGCGCGTCCGTCGTCTCTGACCTCCACGCGGCCCGTTCGCATAGTCGTCGCGGTCGCGATGATCGCTGTTCAACTGGTTCTGACGGCATCTGTCGGTGCGTTTGTGTGTGGTGTGGGCAGCGCACGGGACGTGGACGGTCATACGCCGGCTGGATCTGTTGACCGCCGCAGTGTGGTCGGCGGCTTCGTCGGCAGGGCAGTGGCGGCTGCCGAAACCGTTGCGATGGCCCGGCCGGGGCTCGACTTGGGAATGGCGGTACTGGACACCGGCACCGGGGAGTCGTCGGGTTCGGCCAGTGCCACGCCGATGTATGCGGCGTCGCTCACGAAGTTGGTTGTGGTGGTCGACATCGTCGAACGTCGACGTGCTGAACAATTGCCCGTGACCGACTCGGATGTCGCTCTGATCGAGCGCGCACTCGGTCTCAGCGATGACGTGGCGATGAACGAACTGTGGACACGGTTGGACGGGCAAGGCGCGGTGTCGAGGGTGAGCGAACGGCTCGGACTCACCCAAACCCAACCACCGCAGGATGCTTCGTACTGGGGCGAGATGGTGACGTCGGCGGCCGATGTCGTTCGGATCTACGAGCATGTGTCGAAAATGCCGGAGCCGGACCGTCAATTGATCCTGGGCGCGCTGGCATCGGCGCCGGCGGTGGCGGCCGACGGCTTCTCTCAAGACTTCGGTCTGCTCGCTCCCGGCGCGGTGAATGCGCCTGTCGTCAAGCAGGGCTGGATGTGTTGTTTCGAGCAAACGGCCTACCTCCACAGCGCCGGGCTCGTCGGCCCGGAGCGCAGATTCGTGGTCGCGCTGCTGAGCCGCCAACCGTACGACGAGAGTTGGGCGACTTCGCGCGACGGCCTGACTGCCGTGGCATCTGCAGTCGGGTCCGCGTTGTCTCTCGCAGACAACGACACTACGCCGCTGGACTCACGCGGGCAGCTCCACTGA
- a CDS encoding transcriptional regulator → MAPIKHRHRPALIVLVIVAALACLALAWWQWDRFESSSGTGQNLGYALQWPAFAIFVVYAYRRFVVLESDPVEVLKLQSNKGMTEIPDGVLPPRPAPASPPADGSPESDQLAEYNQILAELAGNDPRQTDPDPHTNNTQRSNQ, encoded by the coding sequence ATGGCTCCCATCAAGCACCGGCATCGACCAGCACTCATCGTGCTGGTGATCGTCGCCGCGCTGGCATGTCTCGCGCTGGCGTGGTGGCAGTGGGATCGCTTCGAATCGAGCTCGGGTACTGGCCAGAACCTGGGGTACGCACTCCAGTGGCCGGCCTTCGCCATATTCGTGGTCTACGCGTACCGCCGATTTGTGGTGCTCGAATCGGATCCCGTCGAAGTCCTGAAGCTGCAATCGAACAAGGGCATGACGGAGATTCCAGACGGAGTCCTACCACCTCGGCCCGCACCGGCCAGTCCCCCAGCGGACGGCAGCCCTGAAAGCGATCAGCTGGCCGAATACAACCAGATACTCGCCGAACTCGCGGGCAACGACCCGCGCCAGACCGACCCCGACCCGCACACGAACAACACACAACGGAGCAATCAGTGA